A region of Bombilactobacillus folatiphilus DNA encodes the following proteins:
- a CDS encoding mucin-binding protein, producing MIRYINYHQPQGYEIMDSPQQTITVDDSGKRTISVYVDHKIQTASESKSFLRTINLHYPSGAIKIIDQTVLLKRNLYVDQVTNETVYGTWNTGSFDEYLVPTMKGYTASKTTVPTQTVTSDSPSSMTIDIYYTKNA from the coding sequence GTGATACGGTATATTAATTATCATCAACCGCAAGGCTATGAAATTATGGATAGTCCACAGCAAACCATTACAGTAGATGATTCTGGTAAGCGGACAATCTCTGTTTATGTCGATCATAAAATTCAAACTGCTTCGGAATCGAAATCTTTCTTACGTACCATCAATCTTCACTATCCAAGTGGTGCAATTAAGATTATCGATCAAACCGTTTTGTTAAAACGTAATCTATATGTTGACCAAGTAACCAATGAAACAGTTTATGGGACTTGGAATACAGGCAGCTTTGATGAATACTTGGTTCCTACTATGAAAGGCTATACAGCCAGCAAGACGACTGTCCCAACGCAAACAGTTACAAGTGACTCGCCAAGTTCTATGACGATTGACATCTACTACACAAAGAATGCATAG
- a CDS encoding DNA-3-methyladenine glycosylase, which produces MNFYTNSTVQIAQNLLGYELRYHTDLGIMAGIIVETEAYLGPLDSTSHTYKRRRTQANEALYHLGGTIYIHQQQGHYLLDIVTQSQDNPQSVLIRALEPTQGLGLMQNNRKSTGINLTNGPAKWMQAFGIQSKKLNLTILGDQNLNLSSCRMKDPLNILNSARIHVSQHGSWTKMPLRFYVEGNPYVSKIKKSTFNWDNCGWQL; this is translated from the coding sequence ATGAATTTTTATACTAATTCTACAGTACAGATTGCTCAAAATTTACTTGGATATGAACTTCGTTATCATACTGATCTAGGGATAATGGCGGGAATCATTGTGGAAACTGAAGCTTATTTGGGACCGCTTGATTCAACCTCGCATACTTATAAGAGACGCCGGACTCAAGCTAATGAGGCGCTTTATCATTTAGGCGGGACGATTTATATTCATCAACAACAAGGTCACTATCTTTTAGATATTGTGACTCAGTCTCAGGATAACCCTCAGAGTGTTTTAATTAGAGCTTTGGAACCGACTCAGGGACTCGGATTAATGCAAAATAATCGAAAAAGTACAGGCATTAATTTAACAAATGGTCCAGCAAAATGGATGCAGGCCTTTGGTATTCAATCTAAGAAATTAAATTTGACGATATTAGGAGATCAAAACTTAAATTTAAGTTCTTGTCGGATGAAAGATCCATTAAATATTTTAAATTCTGCTCGGATACATGTGAGTCAACATGGTTCTTGGACAAAAATGCCACTGCGTTTTTATGTGGAAGGAAATCCATATGTTTCTAAGATTAAAAAAAGTACATTTAATTGGGACAACTGTGGTTGGCAATTGTAA
- a CDS encoding helix-turn-helix domain-containing protein translates to MTENQDLFLSVSDMEKLHLFEQVRQLKMSEASYRDDLEAHRSLDMKIGDINFRQTAVQMKKSYGSIYNTYDGIVQDIKKLLKKDDPTTEEIFSIDNDAYHFFLVSQSDAYNFLLAIIEDTCDSFERFYKERGNSKATALRHLRPMRMFLKKFNVRITYERMRFVGKETDVRLALSTMCWEATRGYVWPFESIDEVGTNLLVHKFLQTFQTDVSTSMTIKFYNIYTAINCLRLYRDHPIQEDTKLSCLQYPNLNIYDNFVNYDEMNEFSNTKLAHIFSYFKTLSPEILMNESCNTYNLINCALSVVPEPIKQADQRYQYLRDYNTVLYDFVNEFFQAMPYNIQQRFDVNYDTMKLYKISLANVMVGGLAYGESYYQMLAIATGENIGLSSIDLPELKKQIRNVLQHLFEKDEFTDFQGQEILLTDIIYKVVLRLVVIFSKHFAVKIYPSIETNQLYYLDLIYTLSSLPYVELVEKPQDADLIVTSSSKAGEKPVHFDAYIFKWEYDKSNAQYGSLLTLIRDIWTHKKISE, encoded by the coding sequence TTGACTGAAAATCAAGATTTGTTTTTATCAGTTTCAGATATGGAAAAGCTGCATTTATTTGAACAAGTGCGTCAACTCAAGATGTCAGAGGCTTCTTACCGTGATGATTTGGAAGCTCATCGTAGTTTGGATATGAAAATAGGGGATATTAATTTTCGTCAAACAGCTGTTCAAATGAAAAAAAGTTATGGAAGTATTTACAATACTTATGACGGAATTGTGCAAGATATCAAAAAACTATTAAAGAAAGATGATCCAACGACAGAGGAAATTTTCTCAATTGATAACGATGCCTATCATTTTTTCTTGGTGTCCCAGTCAGATGCGTATAACTTTTTATTAGCAATTATTGAAGATACTTGTGATTCATTTGAGCGTTTTTATAAAGAGCGTGGCAATAGTAAAGCTACAGCGTTGCGACATCTTAGACCCATGCGAATGTTTCTGAAAAAGTTCAATGTACGCATCACTTATGAAAGAATGCGCTTTGTTGGCAAGGAAACAGATGTCCGTTTAGCACTGTCGACGATGTGTTGGGAAGCCACCAGAGGTTATGTCTGGCCATTTGAAAGCATTGATGAAGTTGGTACCAATCTGTTGGTTCACAAATTTTTACAAACTTTTCAAACGGATGTTTCTACAAGTATGACAATTAAATTTTATAATATTTATACAGCAATTAATTGTCTGCGCCTTTACCGGGATCATCCGATCCAAGAAGATACGAAGCTCAGTTGTCTACAGTATCCTAATTTGAATATTTATGATAATTTTGTGAATTATGATGAAATGAATGAGTTTTCCAATACTAAATTGGCGCATATTTTTTCGTATTTTAAAACTCTTTCGCCAGAAATTTTGATGAATGAATCGTGCAACACTTATAATTTAATTAATTGTGCTTTGTCCGTGGTGCCCGAGCCGATTAAGCAGGCTGATCAGCGTTATCAATATTTGCGTGATTATAATACGGTTTTGTATGATTTTGTGAACGAATTCTTTCAGGCAATGCCATACAATATTCAGCAACGCTTTGATGTCAACTACGATACAATGAAGCTCTACAAAATTTCTTTGGCCAATGTGATGGTGGGTGGCTTGGCTTATGGTGAGAGTTATTACCAAATGTTAGCTATCGCCACTGGTGAGAATATTGGCTTATCCAGTATTGATTTGCCAGAATTGAAGAAGCAAATTCGGAATGTTTTGCAACATTTGTTTGAAAAAGATGAATTTACAGATTTTCAGGGTCAAGAAATTTTGTTGACAGATATTATCTATAAGGTTGTATTACGTTTAGTGGTGATCTTTTCTAAACATTTTGCTGTCAAGATTTATCCTAGTATTGAAACCAATCAACTGTATTATTTGGATTTGATTTATACATTGTCGAGTTTGCCTTATGTAGAATTAGTTGAGAAACCTCAAGATGCTGATTTGATTGTTACTAGCAGTAGTAAGGCTGGTGAGAAACCTGTCCATTTTGATGCATACATCTTTAAGTGGGAGTATGACAAGAGTAACGCGCAATATGGTAGCTTGTTGACGTTGATTCGCGATATTTGGACGCACAAAAAGATTTCTGAGTAG
- a CDS encoding GntR family transcriptional regulator — MSGLPIYVQIHNQIKQEIAQGKWQVGQRIPAERLLADEFQVSRMTMRQAIQTLVEEGILYRKVGSGTYVASQKVQERMSGTTSFTDIMLAQGKKPASHVVSYHLALPTLSEKENLKLDDNMEILRMERIRLADKIPICFEITTVPWFLVKNLSREQITQSLYHALEQRGLKLGHAQQVVSAMSASEKVAELLRVKRGAAVLRLRQVTMLADGQPFEYVRTQYVGERFEFYLER; from the coding sequence GTGTCAGGTCTGCCCATTTATGTGCAAATTCATAATCAAATCAAACAAGAAATTGCGCAAGGTAAGTGGCAAGTTGGCCAGCGAATTCCGGCAGAGCGTCTTTTAGCTGATGAATTCCAGGTTAGCCGCATGACCATGCGTCAAGCGATTCAAACGCTAGTTGAAGAGGGAATTTTATATCGTAAGGTTGGTTCGGGAACGTATGTTGCTAGTCAAAAGGTGCAGGAAAGAATGTCCGGAACTACTAGTTTTACAGACATTATGCTGGCACAAGGTAAAAAACCTGCAAGTCATGTTGTTTCCTATCACTTGGCGTTACCGACTTTGAGTGAGAAAGAAAATTTAAAATTAGATGATAACATGGAAATTTTACGGATGGAGCGAATTCGTTTAGCCGATAAAATTCCGATTTGTTTTGAAATCACGACCGTTCCTTGGTTTTTGGTCAAGAATTTAAGTCGTGAACAAATTACGCAATCGCTATACCATGCTTTGGAACAAAGGGGCCTTAAATTGGGACATGCGCAACAAGTTGTGTCAGCAATGTCAGCGTCGGAAAAAGTAGCAGAGCTCTTACGGGTGAAGCGAGGAGCTGCTGTGCTACGATTACGACAAGTGACAATGTTAGCTGATGGACAACCGTTTGAATATGTGCGAACTCAGTACGTTGGCGAGCGATTTGAATTTTATTTAGAAAGATGA
- a CDS encoding peptide MFS transporter → MNKAETKTFFGQPIGLKTLFMTEFWERFSYYGMRAILLYYMYYAVSKGGLGFKQETAASIMSIYGALVYMTSVLGGYISDRLLGSRRTVFWGGVLIMLGHIFLSLPLGTATLYLSILFITLGTGLLKPNVSDMVGDLYSPEDNRRDAGFSIFVMGINLGSLIAPAIVSQAWKMYNFHVGFSLAAIGMFFGLIIYYIQGEKYLPEVTLRPTDPITAPEKKRLKNRVLLSLIAVVIIAVVMLVTKTANLQNVIMLISLFGVVLPVIYFVVILGSQKVTKIEKSRVRAYIGLFIAAVIFWAIEEQGSSILGLFVANNTQLNLGGFHLNPSWFQMLNPFFIIVYTPIFAALWTKLGKKQPSSPTKFWMGLIFTGISYLVLVLPLLGTQGKVNPLWLVLSWGIVEIGEMLISPIGLSVTTKLAPKAFSSEMMSMWFLADSAGQAINSQLVRFYPHHEMAYFGVTGLVAILFAILLILFTPKIKKLMAGIN, encoded by the coding sequence ATGAATAAAGCGGAAACAAAAACGTTTTTTGGTCAACCTATTGGGCTAAAAACGCTTTTTATGACTGAATTCTGGGAGAGGTTCAGCTATTATGGCATGCGTGCTATCTTACTTTACTACATGTATTATGCTGTCAGTAAAGGTGGCTTAGGCTTTAAACAGGAAACTGCAGCTTCTATTATGTCGATCTATGGGGCTTTGGTTTATATGACTAGTGTGTTGGGCGGTTATATAAGTGATCGCCTTTTAGGCAGTCGTCGGACCGTCTTTTGGGGCGGTGTGTTGATTATGCTTGGTCATATTTTTCTATCACTACCTCTAGGGACAGCGACACTTTATTTGTCTATTTTATTTATTACTTTAGGAACAGGTTTATTGAAGCCTAATGTTTCAGATATGGTTGGCGATTTATACAGTCCTGAGGATAATCGACGGGATGCAGGTTTCAGTATCTTCGTAATGGGAATTAATCTGGGCTCCTTGATTGCGCCTGCAATTGTTAGTCAAGCTTGGAAAATGTATAATTTTCATGTTGGCTTTTCATTGGCTGCGATCGGAATGTTCTTTGGCTTAATTATTTATTATATTCAAGGTGAAAAATATTTGCCTGAGGTAACTTTACGACCAACGGATCCGATTACTGCTCCTGAAAAAAAGCGGTTAAAAAATCGTGTCTTACTTTCCTTAATAGCTGTAGTCATCATTGCTGTTGTGATGTTGGTGACCAAGACGGCTAATCTACAAAATGTGATTATGTTGATTAGTTTGTTTGGCGTTGTTTTGCCAGTAATTTACTTCGTTGTTATTTTGGGCAGTCAGAAAGTAACCAAGATTGAGAAATCTAGAGTTCGGGCTTATATAGGTTTATTTATTGCAGCTGTTATTTTTTGGGCTATTGAGGAGCAAGGTTCTTCGATTTTGGGATTATTTGTGGCCAATAATACACAATTAAATCTTGGTGGTTTCCATTTGAATCCTAGTTGGTTCCAAATGTTGAATCCATTCTTCATCATTGTTTATACACCTATTTTTGCTGCATTATGGACTAAGTTAGGTAAAAAGCAGCCTTCATCACCAACTAAATTTTGGATGGGATTAATTTTTACAGGAATTTCTTATTTAGTCTTAGTTTTGCCATTACTTGGAACACAAGGCAAAGTAAATCCATTATGGTTGGTATTGAGTTGGGGAATTGTTGAAATTGGCGAAATGTTGATTTCACCTATTGGTTTGTCTGTGACGACCAAATTGGCGCCAAAGGCTTTTTCATCAGAAATGATGAGTATGTGGTTTTTGGCAGATTCTGCGGGACAGGCGATTAATTCACAGTTAGTCAGATTTTATCCACATCATGAAATGGCTTATTTTGGTGTGACAGGATTAGTGGCAATCTTGTTTGCAATCTTATTAATTTTATTTACGCCTAAAATCAAGAAGTTGATGGCAGGCATTAACTAA
- a CDS encoding WxL domain-containing protein, with amino-acid sequence MKVTRISSLLVLLFSLLMSTTSVMADPLPGFGGAHVVTGPDDNNSHAGVQFKAGDLSVQAPGANFPNYGKHFLYAEQIWNYKLADNVDPTPDNTIFVTDTRGGDSDGWTLSASVSNFTDGDQTQAISSLVFNSAKVVSQSVASDGSSHLNVNDSNSVQQLASDQTSIKPGDAGSSADVLKATGTSGIGTWGLFLQHSQLVTPSMSGQISGNFTATLTWNLNAGDPTNV; translated from the coding sequence TTGAAGGTAACAAGGATTAGTAGTTTACTGGTACTCTTGTTTTCTTTATTAATGAGTACAACATCTGTCATGGCCGATCCACTTCCTGGATTTGGTGGAGCTCATGTTGTAACTGGTCCCGATGATAATAATTCTCATGCTGGGGTGCAATTTAAAGCAGGAGATTTATCAGTTCAGGCTCCAGGAGCTAATTTTCCAAATTATGGTAAGCATTTTCTTTATGCTGAACAGATTTGGAATTATAAATTAGCTGATAATGTTGATCCTACGCCAGACAACACTATTTTTGTGACGGACACGCGTGGCGGTGACAGTGATGGCTGGACTCTTAGTGCGAGCGTTTCTAATTTTACGGATGGCGATCAGACACAAGCTATTTCATCGTTAGTTTTTAATAGTGCTAAGGTTGTCTCGCAAAGTGTTGCTTCTGATGGTAGTTCGCATTTGAACGTTAATGATTCAAATAGCGTTCAGCAATTAGCGTCCGATCAAACGTCAATTAAGCCCGGTGATGCCGGTTCTTCAGCTGACGTTTTGAAGGCGACGGGGACTTCTGGTATTGGTACTTGGGGCTTGTTCTTGCAGCATTCGCAACTTGTTACACCAAGTATGAGTGGCCAAATTTCCGGTAATTTTACCGCTACTTTGACTTGGAATTTGAATGCTGGCGATCCAACAAACGTATAA
- a CDS encoding GNAT family N-acetyltransferase, whose product MKIKTTTNIQSKIYNDSLNLRTEVFVDEQQVPTEREIDQDEANCRYYVGYRDSLPVVTARVLPETPVQWHIQRVAVKKRYRHQGLASQIMKEIEEHAKLEEIKNLVLNAQDQAQNFYKTLGYKVRGEQFLDAGIEHHQMIKKLKN is encoded by the coding sequence ATGAAAATAAAAACAACTACTAATATTCAAAGCAAAATTTATAATGATAGTTTAAATCTTAGAACAGAAGTTTTCGTTGACGAGCAACAAGTACCAACAGAAAGAGAAATTGATCAGGACGAGGCTAATTGCCGATATTATGTTGGTTATCGAGATAGTTTACCAGTCGTAACAGCACGTGTACTACCAGAAACTCCTGTTCAATGGCACATACAACGAGTCGCAGTAAAAAAAAGATATCGTCATCAAGGTCTAGCCAGCCAAATAATGAAAGAAATTGAAGAACACGCTAAACTAGAAGAAATTAAGAACTTAGTATTAAATGCTCAAGATCAAGCGCAAAATTTTTATAAAACTTTGGGATATAAGGTTCGAGGAGAGCAATTCTTAGATGCAGGAATTGAACATCATCAAATGATTAAAAAACTTAAAAATTAA
- the serS gene encoding serine--tRNA ligase: MLDLKQIRNNPDWAKQKLAERNVQPAEIDHLLELDAKRRQIMTQTEDLKAQRNDVSKQIAAAKRQKEDASTAIADMQAVGQQIKALDDQLADVSAQTDYILVRLPNFPDDSVPVGADESANVELRKWGKIPEFDFEVQAHWDLGEKLGILDFERGAKVSGSRFVYYLNAGAKLERALYNFMLDEHQKDGYTEVIPPFLVNDDSMFGTSQFPKFKEDVYTIIDEERPLTLIPTAEVPLTNYYRGEILSDDQLPTYLTALTPCFRSEAGSAGRDTRGLIRMHQFNKVEMVKFCKPENSWDELEKLTANAENILQKLELPYHVVTLSSGDASFSSAKTYDLEVWMPQQNTYREISSCSNCTDFQARRSSIRYRDENGKLQFVHTLNGSGLAVGRAVAAILENYQNADGSITVPKVLVPYMNGLTEIK, from the coding sequence ATGTTAGATTTAAAGCAAATTCGCAATAATCCTGATTGGGCCAAGCAAAAGTTGGCTGAACGTAATGTACAACCAGCAGAAATTGATCATTTATTGGAATTGGACGCAAAAAGACGTCAAATTATGACGCAAACTGAAGATTTGAAGGCTCAGCGCAATGATGTTTCCAAGCAAATTGCTGCTGCTAAGCGTCAAAAAGAGGATGCTAGCACGGCGATTGCTGATATGCAAGCAGTTGGTCAACAGATTAAAGCTCTAGATGATCAGTTGGCCGATGTGAGTGCCCAAACGGATTATATTTTGGTCCGCTTGCCTAATTTTCCGGATGATTCTGTGCCGGTTGGTGCCGATGAATCTGCCAATGTCGAGCTACGCAAGTGGGGTAAGATTCCTGAATTTGACTTTGAAGTGCAGGCACACTGGGATTTGGGTGAAAAATTAGGGATTTTGGATTTTGAAAGAGGTGCTAAGGTTTCCGGTAGTCGGTTTGTTTACTATTTGAATGCTGGTGCCAAATTAGAGCGTGCTTTGTACAATTTTATGTTAGATGAGCACCAAAAGGATGGTTACACTGAAGTTATTCCGCCATTTTTGGTGAACGATGATTCGATGTTTGGGACCAGTCAATTTCCTAAATTTAAGGAAGATGTCTATACCATTATTGATGAAGAACGTCCGTTAACCTTGATTCCGACAGCTGAAGTGCCTTTGACTAATTATTATCGTGGTGAGATTTTAAGCGATGATCAGTTGCCGACGTATCTGACTGCTTTAACGCCGTGTTTTCGTTCAGAAGCTGGTTCAGCGGGGCGTGATACACGTGGTCTGATTCGTATGCATCAGTTTAATAAAGTTGAAATGGTGAAATTTTGTAAGCCAGAAAATTCTTGGGATGAGTTGGAAAAATTGACAGCGAATGCTGAAAATATTTTACAAAAGCTAGAATTGCCGTATCATGTTGTTACCTTATCAAGTGGTGATGCCAGCTTTAGCTCAGCTAAAACTTATGATTTAGAAGTGTGGATGCCACAACAAAACACTTATCGTGAGATTTCTAGTTGCTCCAATTGTACTGATTTTCAGGCGCGGCGTTCTTCAATTCGTTATCGTGATGAAAACGGTAAGCTACAATTTGTGCATACTTTGAATGGCTCAGGTTTGGCTGTTGGTCGTGCAGTCGCAGCTATTCTGGAAAATTATCAAAATGCAGATGGTTCAATTACGGTTCCAAAAGTTTTGGTTCCTTATATGAATGGTCTCACTGAAATTAAGTAG
- a CDS encoding DUF3324 domain-containing protein, whose product MNKWLQRLVLLLTMVCGICLVKPVHAEITGAAGFSVEPIDNQGNTGQGSYFLKNVQDGTSYPLQLKLTNNKKYSIKIVVKPTVAGTTSQGQINYSNLSTKRDDSLKYDWTKMGPTKQTVKLAPHASQTITETLNVKAPNFNGVMLGSFYLYSPTIDNHTKHKKSKSTVSLNNVYSYSVSSLFKVGNVDQAQPDLRLNRVRTGLVGTQPAVYLDLQNFKPKYITNDDMRVNAKIYTANSNKLVVHRSQKQMNFAPNSTFGYPVSWGNMPMKAGNYQARVWVKTSARSWYFKKNFTISPKDANKYNRNNPYTKRNYWPFIILIIVILVLLIGGLFYWFYKRGQKQASK is encoded by the coding sequence GTGAATAAATGGTTACAACGTTTAGTTTTATTGTTAACAATGGTTTGCGGAATTTGTTTGGTAAAACCAGTCCACGCCGAAATTACCGGTGCGGCTGGTTTTTCCGTGGAGCCGATTGATAATCAAGGTAATACGGGGCAGGGTTCTTATTTCTTGAAGAATGTTCAAGATGGTACTTCGTATCCATTACAGCTAAAACTGACTAATAATAAGAAGTATTCGATTAAGATTGTTGTGAAACCGACAGTGGCTGGGACAACTAGTCAAGGTCAGATTAATTACTCCAATCTCTCGACCAAGCGTGATGATAGTTTGAAGTATGATTGGACCAAGATGGGACCCACGAAGCAGACTGTCAAGCTGGCACCACATGCTTCCCAGACGATTACTGAAACTTTAAACGTTAAAGCACCTAATTTTAACGGTGTTATGTTAGGTAGTTTTTACCTTTATTCACCAACAATTGATAACCATACAAAGCATAAGAAGAGCAAATCAACTGTTAGTTTGAATAATGTTTATTCTTATTCGGTTAGTTCGTTGTTTAAGGTTGGCAATGTTGATCAAGCTCAGCCTGATTTGCGTTTGAATCGGGTACGGACGGGTTTAGTTGGAACGCAACCAGCAGTCTATCTTGATTTGCAAAACTTTAAGCCTAAGTATATTACGAATGATGATATGCGCGTGAATGCGAAGATTTATACTGCAAATAGTAATAAGTTAGTTGTGCATCGTTCACAGAAGCAGATGAATTTTGCACCTAATTCGACTTTCGGTTATCCCGTCAGTTGGGGTAATATGCCGATGAAGGCCGGCAATTATCAAGCACGTGTTTGGGTCAAGACATCTGCACGTAGTTGGTATTTTAAGAAGAACTTTACGATTTCGCCGAAGGATGCTAATAAGTACAATCGTAACAATCCTTACACGAAGCGCAATTACTGGCCATTTATTATCTTAATCATTGTTATTTTGGTGCTATTAATTGGTGGCTTGTTCTATTGGTTCTATAAGCGTGGTCAAAAACAAGCATCAAAATAA